In Triticum aestivum cultivar Chinese Spring unplaced genomic scaffold, IWGSC CS RefSeq v2.1 scaffold42856, whole genome shotgun sequence, the sequence TTTTGGAAAGGTTCAAATCTCTGTCATGGTTTGCTACTTTAGTGTTATTGTGGTAGAATTTTATAGCGATGGACCTCCTTTTAGTACAAGCCACTTCTGCTTATCCGCCAGTACTAATATACAGCATTGCGTTTTTTCTTTGTTGGGAGCAAGACTCGTGGCATATAACCTATGACTGGAAAAGAAACAGTAGAGAGAACTAACCTGCCAGATTTGAAAAACACAAACCAATAGTTTAGTGTTTAGTGAACTGGCAGAGCAGAAGCTTCCTTTTTTCTTACATTGGACAGAACAGAACAAAATACACATACACGGAGAGATACATTTGGTGAAGTACGATGTGCGCCACCTCTCTATTCAACGTCTGCAGACCTGAACAGaggtttttttttctttgggggtAAACAGAGGGGTTTTTCATCGGATAAGGATTACTATTCCTAGTTACTACAACATCTTAAGTCTAGTCTTGTGCGAAAATGTGACTGATAAAGCAAGCATCATCTCCAAAAGTCAGTTTTAGACAGAATGTCCATACTACCAACATGGAAACAGAAAATGGTTACTAAAAGAACAAAGCAACAACAATTCATCATAAGCAAACAATTAGGCAAAGTTTTCTCCAACCAGATAATTCTTTTGTAGAAGGATTAATTGCTTTCTTGGAAACAGTATTTATAACATTTATTGGAACATCCTTGGAATCTTCAATTAGAACCTTAAACCTTGCCGTTATGCTACTCGTGAGACAGCCACATATAACTTGGAGGCGGATGTCGAGAAGGGAGACCGCCGAGGCTGAGGCGGAGAAGACCACGCAGGCGAGCGCCAGTTCGACGGAGGGGAAGGCAACATCGCGGAAGACGAGCGCATGGAGGCGGGTCCAGAGGTTGCGCCATCGGCGAGATAGGACGTTCGCGCGCACTGCGGTGTGGATGCAGCTGAGGCAGGCGAGGACCAGGAGGAGTAGATCGTCTGGGAGGGCGCTGATACAATCCGCTCTGCCGGCCGACCGCGGCGAGCCGAGGCGACGCCCCGATTGTAGCAGCTTCAATGATCGATCTCGCTGGGGTATTAGGGTTTCGGGCTGGCAACAACGAGGATCAATATAAAATCAGACGTGCGCACCNNNNNNNNNNNNNNNNNNNNNNNNNNNNNNNNNNNNNNNNNNNNNNNNNNNNNNNNNNNNNNNNNNNNNNNNNNNNNNNNNNNNNNNNNNNNNNNNNNNNNNNNNNNNNNNNNNNNNNNNNNNNNNNNNNNNNNNNNNNNNNNNNNNNNNNNNNNNNNNNNNNNNNNNNNNNNNNNNNNNNNNNNNNNNNNNNNNNNNNNNNNNNNNNNNNNNNNNNNNNNNNNNNNNNNNNNNNNNNNNNNNNNNNNNNNNNNNNNNNNNNNNNNNNNNNNNNNNNNNNNNNNNNNNNNNNNNNNNNNNNNNNNNNNNNNNNNNNNNNNNNNNNNNNNNNNNNNNNNNNNNNNNNNNNNNNNNNNNNNNNNNNNNNNNNNNNNNNNNNNNNNNNNNNNNNNNNNNNNNNNNNNNNNNNNNNNNNNNNNNNNNNNNNNNAGGCTTGCTACTTGCTAGCTAGAGTGTCTGCCTCATCCAACAAGCCAACGAGTGAAGTTAGCTCTGACTAAGCTCCTTGATAAACAAGAGTGGACTATGGGAGTGCCACTGTTGCCTTGACGTGAGCCGGACATCATGAAAATCATCAACGGCACACCATCGTGTAACACATGATCCGACGGATCTGGAGTGCATCGCGCTGGACAAGCATAACGTCCCCCGTTTGACCCTTGACTTGGATCATGCACACTATAAACACGCATGCCACACTTACAAACAATAAATAGCACCAACTAGCTACTCTCTCATTTCCGATTTATAGGGCTTAAAtttgaaatctcatcaaccaagggtAGATGATGAGTGAAGTAATGTATCTCGTAGTTTACAAAATTACTCAAACTTTAATCTGCATTAATTACAATATATGCATGGATGACCACTAAATGAGTAGGTACTTGCATGCAtcaatttaatgcaccttgaaatgtGAACATGTGGTTGAAAGAAGTGAAAATAAGACTTATAATATGGTAAACACAAGAAAATGAGACGAGTCGAATAAACCAGAAAGAAGGAAGTACTACCTACTAATTAATTCATATTCATACGATGATAAGTATGTCCAAAAAGGAATTTGGAGCCCGGGATCACTGGTATACAATGCAAGCATTTGGAGGGGGTTAAGAACTGAGATTCTTTCTGACTCTACACAACATCTCTAATAACGCATGTTATCTTAACCGGTTAACAAACCATCTCGAACATTTAGAACCTCACGTGCACCCCTCCTTGAAAGCTTGTATAGGGTAATTTAGTCCATCCAATTAATCCTCTGATTTGTTAGGCACTTGATAGGGTCTAATTTTCTTCTCCTGTAAAATTCTCGCGTCCTACCCGACCTGCTCCTGCCGGCCGGTTGGCCGGCCCTTTGCTCATCTCCGCCGGCTCGCCGTCCCAGCCCACTACACGCGACCTACACATCTCTGCGCCGACCTGCGCACTCTCTTCCCGAAGCTTCGCCCCACGATCTTCACGTACCTCCCCCGAGAAGCCAGAGTTTGCGTTCGCGAAATTATGCAAGCTGAGGCCCAAACGCGCCAGATTATCAAAGTGCATGATGGCGACATCTTCTCCGTGTATCACCCCTTGACCTGGACCATGTACACTAAGCAGGATTATGCCGTTACCCCTGATACCACCGATAGCAGTAGttggctactccctccgtccaaaaatacttgtcaccaaaatgaataaaaaggaatgtatctagacgtattttagtttaaGATACATCAtttcgatgacaagtattttcggacggagaaaGTATAATTAGTGCACATCCATACATAAAAGTTAATACACATACATACATGACAAGTAAGTTGGCCTTGCATGCGTTCAGGTTATGCCCATATCTTGGTCTATTGGATTACTaggatctactccctccgtaaactaatataagagcgtttagaatactaaagtagtgatctaaacactcttatattagtttacagagggagtacatgttccTTTTCAAAGAGAGAAAACCAATATGTAGCTTTTCCAAACATTTCGATTATATGCTCCTCATAGAAGAGAGAAAGTAAGTATTATTCCAAACATTTCGATTACACGGTGAAACCCGCGCTGTGCCTAGCCACCGAAGCCATCTGCCATGAGTTGCGATTCAGGGCACGCATAGAGAACATGGTCCCTACCCCCGCATATACCAGCAACCCAGCAGCCTGCGGCCTCCAATGTCACGGCGGACCACCGGAGGAGCCGCTCGACCGCACTATCTTCATTGAGGCGAATGACAGGACAGTTTGCCATGAGTTGCGCTTCGGGGCACGCATATGGCCCCTGCCCAGAAGGATGTACATGATTGTTTGTTTCATGGCGCACGCAACCGCCGGCAGTCCGTCCAGCCTCGCCTCCTTGCACTCCGGTGAACTTTCCAGTGCAGTCTCGTTCAGAGCACGCACGATCAGCCACATAGTAGTAGTACGTTGACGTCACGTCGTCGATACAGCCCGCCGGCAACGTGCCAGTCGGAGGCCCCTGCCAACCACCGTGAGGATTAATCGGTGGACAAAACAAAACATTGACATCACAACGTTGGGACGGGTGTGCGTACATACCTGGCAGAGGCCATGCCATTGGACGACGCTCCTGGCACGGAAAGCGCTGTCAACCACGACGGTGATGAGGAGGGTTGGGGCGCTAGTTTGGCCGTCGATGGTTGACCGGCGGAAGTCCGGGGACTCCAGCTGCTTTGCTACTAGCTGCTGCCGCAGCCCGGGGTGAACCCCCATGGCCTAGCTGCCTCTCTCTCCCTGCCGATGGGGCGGCATATATATTGGTAACATGCGTTCAGGTTACGTGCGAATGAAGGAAGCTCAAGCTCCATGGACGCGTTAGGGTCGACGTCCCGCTAGCTGGCACCGTAGTAGTGCTCAATCATCAAGCCAACATACCTTATTAAACACAGGGTGTGGACTATGGTGGTGGCACTGTTGCTTTGACGTCAGCTAGGCATGATCAAAACATCAACAACACGCCATCGTGCAACACATGATCGGACGGACCTGGAGCTGGTCTCGCTGGAGGTATGACGACTCGGCCACATTCGCATCGGATAATTACCGCTCATTGTTTGTCagagcatctacagctggactCGGCAAATTTAGCGTCTATATGTCCGTGGACGCATCCGGGCATGTCTATAGACGCATCCGGACCGTCCCTCATATCTTGTGCCCGGCATTCACATACCTCAAATCCGGGCTCTTAAATACATGTAAATTCATGCATGTCCATCAGACACGCCTAATGCTGCATGTAATAATAATGGGGGCAGAAAAAATACATAGTTCGGACATAAAGTTTATCTTAGGTGCACCACTCAAACATGAGCTCTTTGGATTTCAATGTGGGCTTAATATGCTCCACAAGATCAAAGAGTGGATGCGCGTGTACCTGATGATCTCGAAGATTCTGGCGCATGCAAACTTGAAAGTTGTCTTCACGCATGTGCTCTTCTTCATCCAGACCATCTCAAAGCTGAATAAAAAAAATCATGCACACATGTCCTCTACATGAATTGTTTATGATGTACCCCCCTCTGATCCTAaatagtctttttagagattccactacatactaCATAAGgatgtatagacatattttagagtgtagattcactcattttcctccaATTACatagttcatagtggaatctctacaaatgcTTATATTtacaaatggagggagtagttcacatgGTTACTAAATAGGATCTTGTGCGATGTTGGTTGTATCACACACAGGCGCATTGAAGAAACAGGGAAGCGNNNNNNNNNNNNNNNNNNNNNNNNNNNNNNNNNNNNNNNNNNNNNNNNNNNNNNNNNNNNNNNNNNNNNNNNNNNNNNNNNNNNNNNNNNNNNNNNNNNNNNNNNNNNNNNNNNNNNNNNNNNNNNNNNNNNNNNNNNNNNNNNNNNNNNNNNNNNNNNNNNNNNNNNNNNNNNNNNNNNNNNNNNNNNNNNNNNNNNNNNNNNNNNNNNNNNNNNNNNNNNNNNNNNNNNNNNNNNNNNNNNNNNNNNNNNNNNNNNNNNNNNNNNNNNNNNNNNNNNNNNNNNNNNNNNNNNNNNNNACCCCGCTAACGGGCAGAGCCcgccggtggcggtggcggcggggctctTCCACATCTCGCTCAGGGCCGGTTGGCACGGTTCAACGGCGTCCAGTGGTGCGTCTCCCTCGTGAGGGGGGCGACGGCGCGCTCGCTAGTGCCTGGTGGCGATGTGGTGGGCTTCATGGTGCGGCCTAGCGGCCGTGGTAGCGGTGGTGGCCTGGTCTAGGCTCAGCCAGATCTGGCGGGCAGGCGGCCGCAGGCGACGTGCGGTGCCTTGCCGGCATGAATGGGCACATCTACTGCGGGTGTTGCATGCGAAAGATGGTGCATGTATGCTCATTCTAGTGTGGCCGGGTGTGGCACCTCCACTGGTCATCTCCAGGGGCAGTTCTCAACCATTCCGGTGCCATCGTCGTCGGGTGAACGGTCTGTGCAGGCTCCTTGCGCTCCTATACTGGCGGCCATGGTTAGGCGTTGCAGGGGGTAACGTAGGGGAGGTAGGCATGAGGGATGGTTGGCGAAGCGATCTGGATCCGTCACTGGCAGGGGTGCCGGTCTGGCGTGGTGGAGGCGTGTCGGCCATTGGTGGCTCCGGCTCTTAGGGGTGTACTGGTTGGTGGTGGCCCATCTCTTTCGACGGCCGATGGGGTGTCAGGATGTATGGTGGCGGCTCTGTGGTGGAAGCTGCAGTGTTCGTGGGCGGTTCTCACAGCTCGGGTGCAGTCTGGCAGCCTTGGTCATGTGGGCGACGGGGTGGCCGGGGTCGGCGGTACGTGATCGTTGTGCGGTAGGTCTCTCGTGCATCGCCACCCCCTGTACGAAGGTGGAGCATGTGTGCCGGGAAAATTCCTTGTCTGGCGGTGGTCAGACCTACGGTGGCGGCGTCCGTGGGCGTCGTCCTCTTCCTGAACACCTCGTCGCGCCTGCTCCTGGTCCTATGTTTGCTCTAGGTGAAAATCCTGATCCTTTGTATCGGGCGGTGGCGAAGCTCCAGAGTCGTATCCTTCTTGAAGGCACCATTTTGGAGCTCATGTGCGTTGGCGGTCAGCTTGGGTCCTCGCGGTGGCTACTTCACGATGGAGGGCTATGTCATCCCAGTATTGGCTTTTATTATTCATCCTTTGGTCGCTTGACGTCGTTGTTGCCGATCTTCTGTATTTTGTCTTGGGTGTGTGGGTTGTGATGTCGTGGTGTATGTTTCGGATATtttcgttgctttatatataaagcaggggaAAACCTTTTTGATTAGAAGAAACAGGGGATCATATATCTTAAACTCTTTGTTCTATATCATGCAAGACTGACTTCTTGTGGTATAACATTCCCCATGTTCACAAGTATGCAGGTCAACTAGTATATTACTTAAATAATTATGCAGCACTAccggaaaacaaaacaaaaaaacatggTTCCCTGGTCGGATTTCGCAGCGTCGTTGGGtcccgcactagtagaaaaaggggctaatctgagacacattagtgccggtttgattttgagcaggcactaatgtgtccattagtgtcggttccaatggctaggcggacggacatcattagtaccggttcgtgggcaacaactagtaccggttcatgccacgaaccggtactaatgatgttgTGTCAGGCCGTGGGCCCCACAaactcctttagtaccggttcatgtcatgaaccggtactagagtttcttattaagctgatttttagtcccacctcgctaggagagaggcagtaggagctgtttataagccgtgagtgcagagacgatggagaggcgcaatgctcacatgcagcttgcttagcttcaagcctttcggaatagaatAGATTGCACGGAGCTGTGTGCAGTATAGTCTaccctattccgaaaggcttgaagctaactaaCAAGCATTgtgccttttttttatttttaataacttattagaactccggacttcttgtgttacggcaaaaactggatgcacttcgtgtacaaactggacaatatctttcgaagtatcagggccggtttcgaacgaaaactcatctgttagaccggcacttcattttttaaacttattacaacttcagacttttttgcgttcggtacgcaccattctaagccacgtcatcaattttcaaccctttctgacgcctttttttatttttaataacttattagaactccggacttcttttgttacggcagaaattggatgcacttcgtgtacaaactggacaatatctttcgaagtatcagggccggtttcgaacgaaaactcatctgttacaccggcacttcattttttaaacttattacaatttCAGACTTTTTCGCGTTCAGTACGCACCATTCTAAGCCACCTCATCAAtttccaaccctttctgacatcatttgctcccctagcacgaaccggtactaaagaggttgtgacaaggctatttttaagaagaagaagaagaagaagaagaagaagaagaagaagaagaagaagaagatgatgatgatgatgaagaagaagatgaagaggaagaggaagaggaagaagaagaggaagaagagggaagaaaaagaggaagaagaagNNNNNNNNNNNNNNNNNNNNNNNNNNNNNNNNNNNNNNNNNNNNNNNNNNNNNNNNNNNNNNNNNNNNNNNNNNNNNNNNNNNNNNNNNNNNNNNNNNNNNNNNNNNNNNNNNNNNNNNNNNNNNNNNNNNNNNNNNNNNNNNNNNNNNNNNNNNNNNNNNNNNNNNNNNNNNNNNNNNNNNNNNNNNNNNNNNNNNNNNNNNNNNNNNNNNNNNNNNNNNNNNNNNNNNNNNNNNNNNNNNNNNNNNNNNNNNNNNNNNNNNNNNNNNNNNNNNNNNNNNNNNNNNNNNNNNNNNNNNNNNNNNNNNNNNNNNNNNNNNNNNNNNNNNNNNNNNNNNNNNNNNNNNNNNNNNNNNN encodes:
- the LOC123172113 gene encoding uncharacterized protein translates to MGVHPGLRQQLVAKQLESPDFRRSTIDGQTSAPTLLITVVVDSAFRARSVVQWHGLCQGPPTGTLPAGCIDDVTSTYYYYVADRACSERDCTGKFTGVQGGEAGRTAGGCVRHETNNHVHPSGQGPYACPEAQLMANCPVIRLNEDSAVERLLRWSAVTLEAAGCWVAGICGGRDHVLYACPESQLMADGFGG